A portion of the Podospora pseudoanserina strain CBS 124.78 chromosome 2, whole genome shotgun sequence genome contains these proteins:
- the RPL5 gene encoding 60S ribosomal protein L5 (BUSCO:EOG0926419M; EggNog:ENOG503NU2R; COG:J) — protein MAFHKLVKNSAYYSRFQTKYKRRREGKTDYYARKRLITQAKNKYNAPKYRLVVRFSNRDIITQIVTSEITGDKIFAAAYSHELRAYGIEHGLTNWAAAYATGLLLARRVLKKLGLDEQFAGVEEADGEYTLTEATETDDGERRPFKAFLDVGLSRTSTGARVFGVMKGASDGGILVPHSENRFPGFDMESEELDAETLKKYIFGGHVAEYMETLADDDEERYKGQFVKYIEDDLEADSLEDLYAEAHKAIREDPFKKYESDAPKKTKEEWKAESKKYRQSKLTHEQRKAGVQERIAALLQE, from the exons ATG GCCTTCCACAAGCTTGTGAAAAACAGCGCGTACTACAG CCGCTTCCAGACCAAGTACAAGCGcagaagagagggaaagacCGACTACTATGCTCGCAAGCGCCTGATCACCCAGGCCAAGAACAAGTACAACGCCCCCAAGTACAGACTCGTTGTCCGCTTCTCCAACcgcgacatcatcacccagaTCGTCACCTCCGAGATCACCGGTGACAAGATCTTCGCTGCCGCCTACTCCCACGAGCTCCGCGCCTATGGCATCGAGCACGGTCTTACCAACTGGGCCGCTGCCTACGCCACtggtctcctcctcgcccgccgCGTCTTGAAGAAGCTCGGCCTCGATGAGCAGTTCgccggtgttgaggaggCCGATGGTGAGTACACTCTCACCGAGGCCACCGAGACCGACGATGGTGAGCGCCGCCCCTTCAAGGCCTTCCTTGATGTCGGTCTCTCCCGCACCTCCACCGGTGCCCGTGTCTTCGGTGTCATGAAGGGTGCCTCCGACGGTGGTATCCTCGTCCCCCACTCCGAGAACCGCTTCCCCGGTTTCGACATGGAGTCCGAGGAGCTCGATGCCGAGACCCTCAAGAAGTACATCTTCGGCGGTCACGTCGCTGAGTACATGGAGACCCtcgccgacgacgatgaggagcgCTACAAGGGCCAGTTCGTCAAGTACATCGAGGACGACCTTGAGGCCGACTCCCTCGAGGACCTCTATGCCGAGGCCCACAAGGCCATCCGCGAGGACCCCTTCAAGAAGTACGAGTCCGACGCgcccaagaagaccaaggaggagtggAAGGCCGAGTCCAAGAAGTACCGCCAGTCCAAGCTCACCCACGAGCAGCGCAAGGCTGGTGTCCAGGAGCGCATTGCCGCCCTTCTTCAGGAGTAA
- a CDS encoding hypothetical protein (EggNog:ENOG503NVUE; COG:S), producing MEPEEFPVEYILDEIDAMAPVSSTPKPKVLLFDIGGVCVISPFQSILDYELSLGIPPGWVNYSLSKTAPTGFWHRLERGDIPMDASFFDGFNQDLHDPARWKAFYQAQQAKNPALPKEIPPLPKLDGQWLFNDMMKSARAPDPWMFPALKALKASGKFIIAALSNTVIFPSGHDLYQENFMDDPLRSQFDVFVSSAHVGLRKPDPKIYQYALEKVNEFAKANAGTARGQAGGWSSGVKTNEITFLDDIGENLKAAKQAGFQTIKVPLGRAYEAVEELEKVTGLSLDGGHPKIPIKPNFKGSKARL from the exons ATGGAACCAGAAGAGTTTCCCGTCGAATACATCCTTGACGAAATCGACGCCATGGCACCCGTATCTTCGACTCCCAAGCCAAAGGTTCTCTTATTTGATATTGGGGGTGTTTGT GTCATCTCACCCTTCCAATCCATCCTCGATTACGAGCTGTCACTTGGCATCCCCCCAGGATGGGTCAACTACTCCCTCTCCAAGACTGCTCCTACCGGATTCTGGCACCGCCTAGAAAGAGGCGACATCCCAATGGACGCCTCCTTCTTCGACGGGTTCAACCAAGATCTTCACGACCCGGCCCGGTGGAAGGCATTCTACCAAGCCCAGCAAGCCAAGAACCCTGCTTTGCCAAAAGAgattcctccccttcccaagcTTGATGGGCAATGGTTGTTCAACGACATGATGAAATCTGCTAGGGCACCGGACCCGTGGATGTTCCCAGCCCTGAAGGCTCTTAAAGCCAGCGGCAAGTTCATCATTGCTGCTCTCAGCAACACTGTCATCTTCCCATCAGGCCATGACTTGTATCAGGAGAACTTCATGGACGACCCCCTCCGCAGTCAGTTCGATGTTTTTGTGTCGTCAGCTCATGTTGGACTTCGCAAGCCCGACCCGAAGATTTATCAGTATGCGTTGGAAAAGGTGAATGAGTTTGCGAAGGCGAACGCGGGCACGGCAAGAGGTCAGGCGGGAGGGTGGTCGTCAGGAGTAAAGACGAATGAAATCACGTTTCTGGATGACATTGGAGAGAACTTGAAAGCTGCAAAGCAGGCTGGATTTCAGACCATCAAGGTACCATTAGGCAGAGCATATGAGGCAgttgaggagttggagaaggtgacTGGGCTGTCGTTGGATGGTGGCCACCCCAAGATTCCCATCAAGCCAAACTTCAAGGGCAGCAAGGCGAGGCTCTAG
- the MCM2 gene encoding MCM DNA helicase complex subunit (COG:L; EggNog:ENOG503NVM8) encodes MSSPLRDNPSSANRGAPARGNRKRSRTNGEDAPSSIAGASSPALPSSPPAFHTIAHGADDDDEVEEDVEIPDDLDDLDEAAEDDVDLFRDGFEQDYRSREDDRYEGIDLDDEGDYDAMTLGDRRRLEAQLNRRDREVARRQRLPAAFLPGEEDGDIDLSAQPRRRRHRYDEDPDEDMDGDIMDEELSLEALHDVKASSLTDWVSQQAVQRTIKREFKAFLTEYIDDSGSSVYGNRIRTLGEVNAETLEVSYEHLSTSKAILAYFLANAPAEMLKLFDEVAMDVVLLHYPDYERIHAEIHVRIFDLPVHYTLRQLRQSHLNCLVRVSGVVTRRSGVFPQLKYVKFDCTKCGVTLGPFQQESNVEVKVSYCQSCQSRGPFTLNSEKTVYRNYQKLTLQESPGTVPAGRLPRHREVILLWDLIDKAKPGEEIEVTGIYRNSYDAQLNNRNGFPVFATILEANNIIKSHDQLAGFRMTDEDEHEIRRLSKDPHIVDKIINSIAPSIYGHTDIKTAVALSLFGGVAKVTTGGHRVRGDINVLLLGDPGTAKSQVLKYVEKTAHRAVFATGQGASAVGLTASVRRDPLTSEWTLEGGALVLADKGTCLIDEFDKMNDQDRTSIHEAMEQQTISISKAGIVTTLQARCGIIAAANPIGGRYNSSIPFSANVELTEPILSRFDILCVVRDTVEPEEDERLAKFIVGSHSRSHPLSQSQAANTQNGGQSMEVEHDSAQQETQQNGIKKEDQIPQELLRKYILYAREKCSPKLYHIDDDKVARLFADMRRESLATGAYPITVRHLEAIIRIAEAFCKMRLSEYCSAQDIDRAIAVTVESFVGSQKVSCKKALARAFAKYTLARPGATNGTQLQGRRGRAAVRA; translated from the exons ATGAG CTCCCCACTTCGTGATAACCCGTCCTCCGCCAACCGTGGCGCACCAGCCCGGGGAAATAGAAAGCGCTCACGCACTAATGGTGAAGATGCGCCTTCTTCCATTGCGGGCGCCTCCAGCCCCGccctgccctcctcccccccggccTTCCACACCATCGCCCAtggcgccgacgacgacgatgaggttgaggaagatgttgaGATCCCGGATGACCTCGACGATTTGGATGAAgccgccgaggatgatgtgGACCTGTTCAGGGATGGCTTTGAGCAAGATTACCGCAGCAGGGAGGACGATCGATATGAGGGCATTGATCTTGACGACGAGGGCGACTACGACGCCATGACTCTTGGTGACAGGCGACGTCTCGAGGCCCAGCTTAACCGCAGAGATCGAGAGGTTGCCAGGCGGCAACGTCTCCCTGCCGCTTTCCTTCctggtgaagaagacggCGATATCGATCTCTCAGCCCAGCCTCGCCGTCGCAGACATCGCTACGATGAGGACCCTGATGAGGATATGGATGGTGATATCATGGATGAGGAGCTCTCACTCGAGGCCCTCCATGATGTAAAAGCTTCCAGTCTGACAGACTGGGTGTCTCAGCAGGCCGTCCAGCGCACAATCAAGAGAGAGTTCAAGGCCTTCCTCACAGAGTACATCGATGATAGCGGCTCGTCAGTTTACGGCAACCGCATCAGAACTCTTGGTGAGGTGAACGCTGAGACTCTCGAGGTTTCTTATGAGCACCTCTCCACTTCTAAGGCCATCTTGGCCTACTTCTTGGCCAACGCTCCTGCCGAGATGCTCAAGCTGTTCGACGAGGTTGCTATGGATGTCGTTCTGCTGCATTACCCCGATTACGAGCGTATCCACGCCGAGATTCACGTCCGCATCTTTGACCTTCCCGTTCACTACACCCTTCGCCAGCTTCGCCAGTCTCACCTCAACTGCCTTGTGCGTGTGAGCGGTGTGGTGACGAGAAGATCCGGCGTCTTCCCTCAGCTCAAGTACGTCAAATTTGACTGCACCAAGTGCGGTGTCACACTCGGTCCCTTCCAGCAAGAGTCCAATGTCGAAGTCAAGGTGTCATACTGCCAGAGCTGCCAGTCTCGCGGCCCCTTCACTCTCAACTCGGAGAAGACCGTCTACAGAAACTACCAAAAGCTCACCCTCCAAGAATCGCCCGGCACAGTCCCTGCCGGTCGTCTTCCCCGTCACCGTGAGGTGATTCTCCTTTGGGATCTCATCGACAAGGCCAAGCCCGGTGAGGAGATCGAGGTGACCGGTATCTACCGCAATAGCTACGATgcccagctcaacaaccGCAACGGCTTCCCGGTCTTTGCCACTATCCTCGaggccaacaacatcatcaaatCTCATGATCAGCTCGCTGGTTTCCGCATGACAGATGAAGACGAACATGAGATCCGTCGCCTGTCCAAGGATCCCCACATTGTGGACAAGATTATCAACTCTATTGCCCCAAGCATTTACGGACACACCGACATCAAAACCGCTGTCGCACTGTCTCTCTTTGGAGGTGTAGCCAAGGTTACCACGGGCGGGCACCGCGTCAGAGGAGACATCAATGTGTTGCTGCTCGGCGACCCAGGTACCGCCAAGTCCCAAGTTCTCAAGTATGTCGAAAAGACCGCCCACCGTGCCGTCTTTGCCACCGGTCAGGGTGCCTCCGCAGTCGGTCTGACAGCCTCGGTCCGCCGCGACCCTCTCACCAGCGAGTGGACGTTGGAAGGCGGCGCCCTTGTCCTGGCAGACAAGGGAACCTGCCTGATCGACGAGTTCGACAAGATGAACGACCAGGACAGAACATCCATCCACGAAGCCATGGAGCAACAGACCATTTCCATCTCCAAGGCTGGTATCGTGACTACCCTGCAGGCTAGGTGCGGCATCattgccgccgccaaccccatTGGCGGGCGATACAACTCTTCCATCCCCTTCAGCGCCAACGTCGAACTCACCGAGCCGATTCTGTCCCGTTTTGACATTTTGTGCGTGGTGAGGGACACGGTcgagccggaggaggacgaaAGGCTGGCCAAGTTTATTGTTGGGTCACATTCGAGAAGTCATCCGCTGTCCCAGTCGCAGGCGGCTAACACCCAGAATGGCGGGCAGTCGATGGAGGTGGAGCATGATTCTGCCCAGCAAGAGACGCAACAGAATgggatcaagaaggaggaccAGATCCCGCAGGAGCTGCTGAGGAAGTACATCTTGTACGCGAGGGAGAAGTGCTCGCCCAAGCTGTATCACATTGATGACGACAAAGTGGCGAGGTTGTTTGCTGacatgaggagggagagtttgGCGACGGGGGCTTATCCTATTACT GTCCGTCATCTGGAGGCTATCATCCGTATCGCGGAAGCTTTCTGCAAGATGAGGTTGAGCGAGTACTGCTCTGCGCAGGATATTGACCGGGCGATTGCCGTCACGGTGGAGAGTTTTGTGGGGAGTCAGAAGGTCAGCTGCAAGAAGGCGCTGGCGAGGGCTTTTGCAAAGTATACGCTTGCTCGGCCGGGGGCTACGAACGGGACGCAGTtgcaggggaggagggggagggcggctGTGAGGGCTTGA
- a CDS encoding hypothetical protein (BUSCO:EOG09262E7W; EggNog:ENOG503P0EV; COG:S), whose amino-acid sequence MDPASAPKSVSVADVPEDGGDASVARNKPRSDSIGSHKSSDSQTAADFLRDQMQLEADAREALPYSIENCTNALGPLRQAVFACLTCNPPPANSSDPYNAAGVCYACSVQCHGEHTLVEIFNKRNFTCDCGTTRLPSTSPCNLRLNPETNSKGGVHSQEPDVNNKYNQNFRNRFCGCECDYDPFEQKGTMFQCLGLGTYDTGGCGEDWWHPGCVVGMGPKWFEKMAKEKKPKTEQNKEDGTSAPLPTISEDSEALPTQNGAEEEEEDDPPLPPGFPEEDNFEAFLCYKCVEAYSWVKRYAGTEGFLPAVHFKPDGAAEETLPDAPATTDFKTEEPTLKVEEAASTKTEVPAATTTTPAAANLDVPKKRKALGGDEDEAGSQTSKRVKNEDESKESPRERSATPSAPPPCKLLSLPPVPPAGKFSLFCKPDFREKLCRCSSCFPLLVPHPQLLEEEETYEPPVSPEASENGSTLGSNSLYERGESALKNVDRVRAIEGVMAYNHLKDKLKPFFQQFAESGQAISAEDIKGYFAKLRGDEEVATADTPAKGKEGGDNRREESGY is encoded by the exons ATGGATCCTGCCTCGGCGCCCAAGTCGGTTTCCGTCGCCGACGTTCctgaggatggaggggatgcTTCAGTCGCGCGCAACAAGCCTCGCAGCGACAGCATAGGGTCGCACAAGTCGAGCGATTCGCAGACTGCCGCCGA TTTCTTGCGCGACCAGATGCAGCTAGAGGCCGATGCGCGCGAGGCTCTTCCTTAT AGCATCGAGAACTGTACCAATGCCCTCGGCCCTCTCCGACAGGCAGTATTTGCTTGCCTCACTTGCAATCCCCCGCCCGCGAACTCGTCCGATCCCTACAATGCCGCCGGCGTCTGCTATGCCTGCTCGGTGCAATGCCATGGCGAGCACACCCTTGTCGAGATCTTCAACAAGCGCAACTTTACCTGCGACTGTGGCACCACGAGACTACCTTCGACAAGCCCTTGCAACCTTCGTCTAAATCCCGAAACCAACTCCAAGGGAGGTGTTCACTCCCAGGAGCCCGATGTGAACAACAAATACAACCAAAACTTTCGCAATCGGTTTTGTGGTTGCGAATGTGACTACGATCCTTTTGAGCAAAAGGGAACCATGTTTCAGTGTTTGGGTCTAGGTACATATGACACAGGAGGCTGTGGCGAGGACTGGTGGCACCCgggttgtgttgttggaatGGGTCCAAAGTGGTTCGAGAAGATGgccaaagagaagaagccgAAGACAGAGCAGAACAAGGAGGATGGCACCAGTGCCCCATTGCCGACCATCTCGGAAGATTCTGAAGCGCTCCCGACCCAGAAcggtgccgaggaagaggaggaggatgatccCCCACTTCCCCCTGGATTCCCTGAAGAAGACAACTTTGAAGCCTTCTTGTGCTATAAGTGTGTGGAGGCTTACTCTTGGGTCAAGCGATATGCCGGCACCGAAGGATTTCTACCTGCGGTCCACTTCAAGCCTGATGGAGCGGCCGAAGAGACCCTTCCAGATGCTCCTGCCACTACGGACTTCAAGACAGAGGAGCCCACGCTCAaagttgaggaggctgccTCTACCAAAACCGAGGTgcctgctgccaccaccaccacaccagccgCTGCCAACCTCGATGTTCCCAAGAAGCGCAAAGCCTtgggcggtgatgaggatgaggcagGTTCTCAGACATCCAAGCGTGTGAAGAACGAAGATGAATCCAAAGAGAGTCCTAGAGAGCGCTCTGCTACACCTTCTGCTCCCCCGCCTTGCAAGCTTCTATCCCTACCCCCAGTGCCCCCCGCAGGCAAATTCTCTCTTTTCTGCAAGCCCGACTTCCGAGAGAAGCTGTGTCGCTGTTCTTCCTGCTTCCCTCTGCTCGTCCCTCATCCCCAGcttcttgaggaagaagagaccTATGAGCCACCTGTGTCACCAGAGGCGTCGGAGAACGGGTCCACATTGGGCAGCAACTCCCTCTATGAGCGGGGAGAATCTGCACTGAAGAATGTTGATAGGGTGAGAGCTATCGAAGGTGTGATGGCGTACAACCATCTCAAGGACAAGTTGAAGCCGTTCTTTCAGCAGTTTGCCGAGAGCGGACAGGCAATCAGTGCCGAGGATATCAAGGGCTACTTTGCAAAACTGagaggcgatgaggaggtcGCCACTGCGGATACGCCTgccaaggggaaggaaggcgGTGACAATcggagggaggagagtggATACTGA
- the URA4 gene encoding dihydroorotase (BUSCO:EOG092649QJ; COG:F; EggNog:ENOG503NU7X; MEROPS:MER0061068), whose protein sequence is MPSAKLSHDSPLTPHPPHLQPHFSVSLFHLHNSLFFTGIALFFKPHTPTHNPDITAKMKDTYTLPSAADMHVHLRNAPGPIASLVTPTIRPAGIDTVFVMPNLAPVPVTSVDAALEYKSALEAIDPSVNYLMSLYLHSSVTPEEIAKAKKAGIAGVKAYPKGATTNSQWGVVSFEPFDEVLKAMEKEGIVLNLHGEVPSDSKEGVTVMNAESRFLPTLRNLVGKYPKLKIVLEHCTTGEAVEAVREFGEDVVGTITAHHLSLLVDDWSANVHHYCKPSAKSPEDRRALLQAVVSSKGKFFLGTDSAPHDISSKKGKGNTAAGVFTQPYALGYVLKALEEGIARGDISDSDVTDEALAGFFSSYGRKFYGLPPSDKKILLKKDGATVEESLKSEQAEIVPYRAGEKIWSVEWL, encoded by the exons ATGCCTTCCGCCAAGCTATCTCACGACTCACCTCTCActccacaccctccccatcttcaacctcactTTTCCGTTTCACTTTTCCACTTACACAACTCACTATTTTTCACTGGAATAGCCCTTTTCTTCAAGCCTCACACCCCAACTCATAACCccgacatcaccgccaaaatgaaaGACACCtacaccctcccctcagcAGCGGACATGCACGTCCACCTCCGCAACGCCCCAGGCCCCATCGCCTCCCTCGTCACGCCCACCATCCGCCCAGCCGGCATCGACACCGTCTTCGTCATGCCCAACCTCGCCCCTGTCCCCGTCACCTCTGTTGACGCTGCTCTCGAGTACAAGTCCGCCTTGGAAGCCATCGACCCAAGCGTCAATTACCTCATGTCTTTGTACCTCCACTCCTCCGTCACCCCCGAGGAGattgccaaggccaagaaggctggaATTGCCGGTGTGAAGGCTTACCCCAAGGGAGCGACTACCAACAGCCAATGGGGTGTCGTGAGCTTTGAGCCTTTTGACGAGGTGCTCAAGGCtatggagaaggaagggatTGTGCTGAACTTGCACGGGGAGGTGCCGAGTGATAGCAAGGAGGGGGTTACGGTGATGAATGCGGAAAGCAGGTTCTTGCCTACGCTGAGGAACTTGGTGGGCAAGTACCCCAAGTTGAAGATTGTGCTGGAGCATTGCACTActggggaggcggtggaggctgtgagggagtttggggaggatgttgtgGGGACTATT ACTGCTCATCACTTGAGCTTGCTGGTGGATGACTGGTCCGCCAATGTGCACCACTACTGCAAGCCCTCTGCCAAGTCCCCCGAGGACCGTCGGGCTCTTCTTCAGGCTGTTGTGTCCTCCAAGGGGAAGTTCTTCCTTGGTACTGACAGTGCTC CCCACGATATCTCttccaagaagggcaagggcaacaccgccgccggtgTCTTCACCCAGCCTTACGCCCTCGGCTACGTCCTCAAGGCTCTTGAGGAGGGCATCGCCCGCGGTGACATTTCCGACTCGGACGTCACTGACGAAGCTTTGGCCGGTTTCTTCTCCTCCTATGGCCGCAAGTTCTACGGCTTGCCTCCTTCTGACAAGAAGATCTtgctgaagaaggatggTGCCACTGTTGAGGAGAGCTTGAAGAGCGAGCAGGCTGAGATTGTGCCATATCGTGCTGGCGAGAAGATTTGGAGTGTGGAGTGGCTTTGA
- a CDS encoding hypothetical protein (EggNog:ENOG503NYWF; COG:U), with translation MTVGLTEDRLGPGADDGSGSSTTSATITATEQTPLLASDTSSVTIARHISLERESTIHNEPSEEDEHPPLGWKRGTAIILSMWALIFLQAANMSGISTTQSSIAEDLDAYQNAMWFTSSYMISVSSTAPLVGRLSMIFSPGVMVLICSTWFAIGAVIVSVAPTFGVFILGRVLCGVGSGGIMTLCMILVIQLTSKKKRGLWIGLVNAGFTIGVSTGAVVFGALLPVIGWRLLFGSQAPLSFLAGLGVFLSIPHRPSTHHSRDKSLLTKLSSIDYLGALTLTATITSLLYALSTYTRAPLALSLLSLSFFLLIESRHPDPIIPLPILSSGGVLLSCLSQLGFMASRWTVLFYAPIFILAVRGLSPALAGSVLIPTNLGFGIGGLLVGWLHIKRSGSFWLPCLLSLFIFGCSLFELSFVSNHETRYGVYIAVVFINGLCTGAAVNYTLAHLLHLAPAKDHFIVTGLLATFRGFAGSFGTGIGGGVFNRVLRGSLTRGFLELGHGELTERREKLITVLVGSPAAVWQEGVLSKMERGVAVGGYEMALRKLYMGAAGVTVVVLILQWATGWKGVEDETKTDEEGIREAVVEADPAMEA, from the exons ATGACAGTCGGTCTCACCGAGGACCGTCTTGGGCCCGGTGCTGACGACGGGTCCGgcagctccaccacctcagcaACCATCACCGCTACCGAGCAAACACCCCTTCTCGCGTCCGACACATCCTCAGTCACCATCGCCCGTCACATCTCCCTTGAACGAGAGTCAACAATCCATAATGAGCCCTCAGAGGAAGATGAACACCCTCCCCTGGGCTGGAAAAGAGGCACAGCCATCATCTTGTCCATGTGGGCTCTTATCTTCCTccaagcagccaacatgTCTGGCATCAGCACCACTCAATCTTCCATTGCTGAGGACCTGGATGCCTACCAAAACGCCATGTGGTTTACGTCTTCGTACATGATTAGCGTGTCCTCCACCGCTCCTCTTGTTGGTCGTCTGTCCATGATATTCTCGCctggggtgatggtgctcaTATGCTCGACGTGGTTTGCCATTGGGGCGGTTATTGTTTCGGTTGCGCCTACATTCGGGGTGTTTATCCTAGGCAGAgtgttgtgtggtgttgggagcGGTGGGATCATGACACTGTGTATGATACTGGTCATCCAGCTCAcctccaagaagaaaagggggctgTGGATCGGACTAGTAAACGCGGGCTTTACCATAGGAGTCTCAACAGGCGCAGTGGTATTCGGTGCACTCCTCCCAGTCATAGGATGG cgcCTCCTCTTCGGATCTCAagcccccctctccttcctcgccggcctGGGCGTATTCCTCAGcatcccccaccgcccctcCACTCACCACTCCCGCGACaaatccctcctcaccaaactCTCCAGCATCGACTACCTCGgcgccctcaccctcaccgccaccatcacctccctgTTATACGCCCTCTCAACCTACACCCGTGCCCCCTTAGCTctatccctcctctccctctccttcttcctacTAATCGAATCCCGCCACCCcgaccccatcatccccctccccatcctctcctccggcGGCGTCTTACTATCTTGCCTCTCCCAACTAGGCTTCATGGCCTCGCGGTGGACAGTCCTCTTCTACGCCCCCATATTCATCCTGGCCGTCCGCGGcctctcccccgccctcgccggctccgtcctcatccccaccaacctcggcTTCGGCATCGGGGGTCTGCTCGTAGGCTGGCTGCACATCAAGCGCTCCGGCTCCTTCTGGCTGCCCTGCCTCTTATCCCTCTTCATCTTTGGCTGCTCCCTCTTTGAACTCTCCTTCGTGAGCAACCACGAGACGAGATACGGGGTTTATATCGCCGTGGTCTTCATCAACGGGTTGTGTACCGGCGCAGCGGTGAACTACACGCTCGCTCACCTGTTGCATCTCGCTCCGGCAAAGGACCATTTTATCGTTACAGGTTTGCTGGCTACGTTTAGGGGTTTCGCGGGGAGTTTTGGGACGGGGATTGGGGGCGGGGTTTTCAACCGGGTTCTGAGAGGTAGTTTAACCCGGGGCTTTCTGGAGCTGGGGCATGGGGAGTTGACAGAGCGGAGGGAGAAGTTGATTACCGTTTTGGTGGGCAGTCCGGCCGCTGTCTGGCAAGAAGGGGTACTCAGCAAGATGGAACGGGGGGTTGCTGTGGGCGGGTATGAGATGGCGCTGAGAAAGTTGTACATGGGCGCCGCTggggtgacggtggtggtgttgattttGCAGTGGGCGACAGGCTggaaaggggtggaagaCGAGACAAAgacagatgaggaggggattAGAGAGGCCGTGGTGGAGGCTGATCCCGCCATGGAGGCTTAA